One genomic region from Chloroflexota bacterium encodes:
- a CDS encoding NADH-quinone oxidoreductase subunit M produces the protein MSFPILSLITFVPLLGSILCLLPWSQWKGWSKDQEEDFIRKLAIVVSLIPLILAIYLWAAYDKAVGGYQFEEMAAWIPALGVNYHMGVDGLSVPLVFLTALLTTLGLYYSSRVIKRRVREFFMLFLMLEMGMMGVFVSLDFVLFYVFWEIGLVPMYFLIGIWGQEKDRPQYSAIKFFLYTLVGSVAMLLAILGIYFDTGTFDIVRAAELRPFSDNLTLASLAFWGFFLAFAIKMPAWPFHTWLPDAHTAAPTAGSVILAGVLLKLGAYGLIRINLPVFPEASKTWAPLMVALGVISIVYGAFVCMAQTDLKRLIAYSSVSHMGYVMLGVGAAAFAIGMTRPGIMDSAAMALNGAALQMFNHGIITGGLFFLVGVIYERAHTRELNQFGGLSAKVPYFYGIMMVTGLASLGLPGLAGFWSEFFVFRGAFDIVRVWAAIGVIGIVITAAYILWRIIQSVFLGQYDPQKITHWTNLADGSEVHEPTDMLGFEKATLWPLVFFMILFGVYPTPILNFFNGVTTALMKAL, from the coding sequence ATGAGCTTTCCGATCCTGTCGCTGATCACGTTTGTGCCCTTATTGGGCTCGATCCTTTGCCTGCTTCCCTGGAGCCAGTGGAAGGGGTGGAGCAAGGATCAGGAGGAGGACTTCATTCGCAAGCTGGCCATCGTCGTCAGCTTGATCCCCCTGATTCTGGCCATCTATCTTTGGGCCGCCTATGACAAGGCCGTGGGAGGCTACCAGTTCGAGGAGATGGCCGCCTGGATCCCGGCGTTGGGGGTCAACTATCACATGGGCGTCGATGGCCTCAGCGTGCCATTGGTGTTCCTGACCGCCCTGCTCACCACGTTGGGGTTGTATTACTCCTCGCGCGTGATCAAGCGCCGCGTGCGTGAGTTCTTCATGCTCTTCCTCATGCTGGAGATGGGCATGATGGGCGTGTTCGTCTCCCTGGACTTCGTCCTCTTCTACGTGTTCTGGGAGATCGGCCTGGTGCCCATGTACTTCCTGATCGGCATTTGGGGGCAGGAGAAGGATCGGCCTCAGTATTCCGCGATCAAGTTCTTCCTCTACACGTTGGTGGGGTCGGTGGCGATGCTGCTGGCCATCCTGGGGATCTACTTCGACACGGGCACGTTCGATATCGTGCGGGCGGCCGAGCTGCGGCCCTTCTCCGACAACCTGACCCTGGCCAGCCTGGCGTTCTGGGGATTCTTCCTGGCCTTCGCCATCAAGATGCCGGCCTGGCCGTTCCACACCTGGTTGCCCGATGCCCACACGGCGGCGCCCACGGCCGGGTCCGTGATCCTGGCGGGCGTTTTGCTGAAGCTGGGCGCCTACGGCTTGATCCGGATCAACCTGCCCGTCTTCCCCGAGGCGTCCAAGACCTGGGCCCCGCTGATGGTGGCCCTGGGGGTGATCTCCATCGTTTATGGGGCGTTCGTCTGCATGGCGCAGACGGACCTGAAGCGACTGATCGCCTATTCCTCCGTGAGCCACATGGGGTATGTGATGCTGGGGGTGGGCGCGGCCGCCTTCGCCATCGGCATGACGCGCCCGGGCATCATGGACAGCGCGGCCATGGCGTTGAACGGCGCCGCGTTGCAGATGTTCAACCATGGCATCATCACAGGGGGCCTCTTCTTCCTGGTGGGCGTGATCTACGAGCGGGCTCACACCCGGGAGTTGAATCAATTCGGAGGGCTGAGCGCCAAGGTGCCCTACTTCTACGGGATCATGATGGTCACGGGGCTCGCCTCGCTGGGGCTGCCCGGACTGGCCGGCTTCTGGAGCGAGTTCTTCGTGTTCCGGGGCGCCTTCGATATCGTCCGGGTGTGGGCGGCCATCGGTGTGATCGGCATCGTCATCACGGCGGCGTACATCCTGTGGCGGATCATCCAGAGCGTCTTCCTAGGCCAGTATGATCCGCAGAAGATCACCCATTGGACGAACCTG